The Streptococcaceae bacterium ESL0729 genome has a segment encoding these proteins:
- a CDS encoding restriction endonuclease has product MFSEDYLIKFLNSQNYDIRLNKNGRWIDQKCTPDVVCAVADCVINFIDGKEDGFEFSASDIRKSDYANEYVIDTFNKPEISNEKSKHEYDKFFAQPLEMLANANILHKSKNKNLNVYSVNDVDILEYIAAKEKFSTNFIVEYCRKVLKDSEIWNSFSKFFKNQTQESYSLLKDKYGTFIIKNTPINGRIEIGRIFTKILNPLAYKFKKLGTSRGRISKNVITYSELMYNKVNFRDSTSSKPKDMTRSDWEKRVQNTKNSSLKYESAKAKRIVRRFNDKYNRGVSEMHDLFSAGGATQMHHIFPQHKYPEISAFYENIIALTPTQHFNKAHPNNRTSEIDLFYQELLLKAKADTIQNSITDKHINTIYSFDNFVKVLNVGFNKDYKEIGNNFATAMSIILDYYI; this is encoded by the coding sequence GTGTTTAGTGAAGATTATTTGATTAAATTTTTAAACTCTCAAAATTATGATATAAGATTAAATAAAAATGGTCGTTGGATTGATCAAAAATGTACACCTGATGTTGTATGTGCAGTTGCAGATTGTGTGATAAATTTTATTGATGGAAAAGAGGATGGTTTCGAATTTTCAGCTTCTGATATTAGAAAATCAGATTATGCAAATGAGTATGTAATTGATACGTTTAATAAACCTGAAATTAGTAATGAAAAGTCTAAACATGAATATGATAAATTTTTTGCACAACCTTTGGAAATGTTAGCTAATGCAAATATTTTACATAAAAGTAAAAACAAGAATTTGAATGTTTATAGTGTCAATGATGTTGATATTTTAGAATATATTGCTGCTAAAGAAAAATTTTCAACTAATTTTATTGTTGAATATTGTAGAAAAGTTTTGAAAGATAGTGAGATTTGGAATTCATTTTCGAAATTTTTCAAAAATCAAACTCAAGAATCATATTCTTTATTGAAAGATAAATATGGAACATTTATTATAAAAAATACACCAATTAATGGACGTATTGAAATTGGAAGAATTTTTACTAAAATTTTGAATCCTTTAGCTTATAAATTTAAAAAATTAGGAACTAGTAGAGGTAGAATTTCTAAAAATGTTATTACCTATTCTGAATTAATGTATAATAAAGTTAATTTTCGTGATTCTACTAGCTCTAAACCTAAAGATATGACTCGTAGTGATTGGGAGAAAAGAGTACAAAATACTAAAAATTCTAGTCTCAAATATGAATCAGCAAAAGCTAAGAGAATCGTACGAAGGTTTAATGATAAGTATAATAGGGGTGTTTCAGAGATGCATGATTTATTCAGTGCTGGTGGAGCTACACAAATGCATCATATTTTTCCACAACATAAATATCCAGAGATTTCTGCATTTTATGAAAATATTATTGCTTTGACACCGACGCAACATTTTAATAAGGCTCATCCTAACAATAGAACTAGTGAAATAGATTTATTTTATCAAGAACTTTTACTTAAGGCGAAAGCTGATACTATTCAAAACAGTATTACGGATAAACATATTAATACTATATATAGTTTTGATAATTTTGTTAAAGTTTTAAATGTTGGTTTTAATAAAGATTATAAAGAAATTGGTAATAATTTTGCAACAGCGATGAGTATAATTTTAGATTATTACATATAA